The Ruania alba genome window below encodes:
- a CDS encoding FadR/GntR family transcriptional regulator — MPASDRSDEITASLGSLPGSTPVSEVARRLLDLFTGGSFEPGTRLPAERQLAATLGVGRSAVREALAALEILGIVQVRPGSGTYLRGTASTLLPRTLRWGLLIGEKSTAELLELRSGLETQVAQLAAARASEHNLAALQTAVDQMRQNTGDLSRFAAADHDFHDQLAAASKNETIVDLLHVVRSLLQVYADRAVHDEVSARRALEEHETVLHAISERDEVAAAVAMAAHMATANSRLADEAQA, encoded by the coding sequence ATGCCCGCCAGCGACCGCTCCGACGAGATCACCGCGTCATTGGGATCGCTGCCCGGCAGCACTCCCGTCTCCGAGGTGGCACGCCGGTTGCTGGACCTCTTCACCGGCGGATCGTTCGAGCCCGGCACCCGGCTACCCGCCGAGCGGCAACTCGCCGCCACCCTGGGGGTGGGCCGTTCCGCGGTGCGCGAGGCACTCGCTGCGCTGGAGATCCTCGGCATCGTGCAGGTGCGCCCCGGTTCGGGCACCTACCTGCGCGGCACCGCGAGCACCCTGCTCCCCCGCACGTTGCGCTGGGGTCTGCTGATCGGCGAGAAGAGCACTGCCGAGCTGCTGGAGCTGCGCTCCGGCTTGGAGACCCAGGTCGCCCAGCTGGCGGCGGCCCGCGCGAGCGAGCACAACCTGGCAGCGCTCCAGACCGCTGTGGACCAGATGCGCCAGAACACCGGCGATCTGAGTCGTTTCGCCGCCGCCGATCACGACTTTCACGATCAGCTCGCCGCCGCCTCGAAGAACGAGACGATCGTGGACCTGCTGCACGTGGTCCGATCCCTGCTCCAGGTCTACGCCGACCGGGCGGTGCATGACGAAGTCTCCGCTCGGCGCGCTCTCGAGGAGCACGAGACCGTGCTGCACGCCATCAGCGAGCGCGATGAGGTGGCCGCCGCCGTCGCCATG
- a CDS encoding phosphogluconate dehydrogenase C-terminal domain-containing protein produces MSEKTYTIAVIGAGGKMGMRVSNNLVRTDHTVRYVENSEGGRQRTIEAGRELTDAATAVADADIVVLAVPDLALASVTAELVPQMRAGAVVLTLDPAAAYAGLLATREDVIQAVAHPCHPSVFLQRQTPEEWADTFGGIAAPQDAIAAVESDDEAVKILVETTVRAIYAPVVDVHWVTVKQLAQLEPTLVETVACMIGELLNEALQEAVNTMGVPEAAARSILYGHTQVALANGLRGDNPFSDACLIAMDYGRESIIKEDWKKIFRDDELDKNLARMLHLDAIER; encoded by the coding sequence ATGAGTGAGAAGACCTACACGATCGCCGTCATCGGCGCCGGCGGGAAGATGGGGATGCGCGTCTCCAACAACCTCGTGCGCACCGACCACACCGTACGCTACGTGGAGAACTCCGAGGGCGGACGCCAGCGCACGATCGAGGCCGGCCGGGAGCTGACCGACGCCGCCACTGCTGTCGCGGACGCGGACATCGTGGTGCTCGCGGTGCCGGACCTCGCGCTCGCCTCGGTGACCGCCGAACTGGTGCCGCAGATGCGCGCCGGCGCCGTGGTGCTCACCCTCGACCCGGCCGCCGCCTATGCCGGCCTGCTCGCCACCCGCGAGGACGTGATCCAGGCCGTGGCGCACCCGTGCCACCCCTCGGTCTTCCTGCAGCGCCAGACCCCCGAGGAGTGGGCCGACACGTTCGGCGGCATCGCCGCCCCGCAGGACGCGATCGCCGCCGTCGAGTCCGACGACGAGGCCGTGAAGATCCTCGTGGAGACCACGGTCCGCGCCATCTACGCCCCGGTGGTCGACGTGCACTGGGTCACCGTGAAGCAGCTCGCCCAGCTCGAGCCGACCCTGGTCGAGACGGTCGCCTGCATGATCGGTGAGCTGCTGAACGAGGCGCTGCAGGAGGCTGTGAACACGATGGGCGTGCCCGAGGCGGCCGCGCGCAGCATCCTCTACGGCCACACTCAGGTGGCGCTCGCGAACGGTCTGCGCGGGGACAACCCGTTCAGCGACGCCTGCCTGATCGCGATGGACTACGGGCGTGAGTCGATCATCAAGGAGGACTGGAAGAAGATCTTCCGCGACGACGAGCTCGACAAGAACCTCGCCCGCATGCTGCACCTCGACGCCATCGAGCGCTGA
- a CDS encoding sugar phosphate isomerase/epimerase family protein has product MIGLGTYAFFWQLSDRNPRPMTLPEAFQATCDLGVGLHQICDYAPLEQMDDAELADSAAAAKDLGLVIELGTKGIEPGHLTRFLEIAARFDATLIRSMIYGPDSRPKLEEAHQWLTKTMPAFEAAGVTLALETYEQLPTADLVTLVEDVGSENLGICLDPGNVVARLENPQTCVEQVADLTCAVHVKDYAFARQPGWVGFTYSGAPMGAGLHDYPHLLRTVRPRERGINEVVEHWLPWQDDPETTIRTEREWTRTAVDYLRSTT; this is encoded by the coding sequence ATGATCGGACTCGGCACCTACGCCTTCTTCTGGCAGCTCTCCGACCGCAATCCGCGGCCGATGACGCTGCCGGAGGCCTTCCAGGCCACCTGCGACCTCGGGGTCGGCCTGCACCAGATCTGCGACTACGCGCCGTTGGAGCAGATGGACGACGCCGAGCTCGCCGATTCCGCCGCCGCGGCGAAAGACCTGGGCCTGGTGATCGAGCTCGGCACCAAGGGAATCGAGCCCGGCCACCTGACCCGCTTCCTGGAGATCGCCGCCCGCTTCGACGCCACCCTGATCCGCAGCATGATCTACGGGCCCGACTCTCGCCCCAAGCTCGAGGAGGCCCACCAGTGGCTCACCAAGACGATGCCCGCCTTCGAGGCGGCAGGCGTCACCCTCGCCCTGGAGACCTACGAGCAACTACCCACCGCCGACCTGGTCACCCTCGTCGAGGACGTCGGCAGCGAGAACCTGGGCATCTGCCTGGACCCGGGCAATGTCGTCGCCCGGTTGGAGAACCCGCAAACCTGCGTGGAGCAGGTCGCCGATCTCACCTGTGCCGTGCACGTGAAGGACTACGCCTTCGCCCGCCAGCCCGGCTGGGTCGGCTTCACCTACAGCGGCGCCCCGATGGGCGCCGGTCTGCACGACTACCCGCACCTGCTGCGCACCGTCCGCCCGCGCGAACGGGGCATCAACGAGGTGGTCGAGCACTGGCTGCCCTGGCAAGACGACCCCGAGACCACCATCCGCACGGAACGGGAATGGACCCGTACCGCCGTCGACTATCTGAGGAGCACCACATGA